The window TGAGCTGGCCACGCACCATGGGATGCGGCATATCCCCCCCCTCTGTCATGGTAAGGAGAAGCGTGGCAAACAGCACGCTGCCAGTGGCCGTGATCAGCAAAGCAAAAGTCTTGTTCATGTTCTGGGGATTCACGGCACGCCCTGCCACCACAACTTGTGAACGCCCGCGGAACTGTGCTCCCATGAAGGACCATATGATGCGCAGGGCTGTCGTCTTGATGCCACCCGCACAAGACCCCGGCGAGCCGCCTATGAACATGAGAAAGACCATGATCATGAGCGACACGTTGGTCATATGCCCGGTATCCAGCGTATTGAACCCTGCGGTTCTGCAGGTGACGGATTGAAACAGGGAAGTCAGGGCTGTCTGAGCAAGGGTGCCGTTCTGAGTGCCGCCGCCCATTTCGGAAAGAAAAATAAACAATGCCCCGCCAAAGGTCAGAATGGCGGAGGTGGAAAGCACCAGCTTTGCCGGATAGCTGAGCCCGCGCGCGCCAAGGTCTGTGCCGCGCAGCAGCATGAGGCATTCGTCAATGACGGCAAACCCGACACCACCCAACGTGATGAGCAGCATGATGACGGCATTCATGCCCCACGAATGCTGCCAACGTACAAGGCTGTCGGGAAACAGGGAAAAGCCCGCGTTGCAGAAGGCGGAAACCGCATGAAACAACGCACCGAACACGCCCATCACATCCGGCTCCAGCGCATAAATCCACAGCGCGCCGAACAGCTCAAG is drawn from Desulfovibrio mangrovi and contains these coding sequences:
- a CDS encoding TrkH family potassium uptake protein, encoding MRRRYLSPFVLPVAAFAVAILAGAVLLRETSVLPGGLPWVDALFTATSAVCVTGLATVDTASAFSREGHWVLLGLIQLGGLGIMTYSSLVFYLWRRRVSLTDRLAVGQALLHDPSFHLGNFLVRMVRMVLFLELFGALWIYALEPDVMGVFGALFHAVSAFCNAGFSLFPDSLVRWQHSWGMNAVIMLLITLGGVGFAVIDECLMLLRGTDLGARGLSYPAKLVLSTSAILTFGGALFIFLSEMGGGTQNGTLAQTALTSLFQSVTCRTAGFNTLDTGHMTNVSLMIMVFLMFIGGSPGSCAGGIKTTALRIIWSFMGAQFRGRSQVVVAGRAVNPQNMNKTFALLITATGSVLFATLLLTMTEGGDMPHPMVRGQLMDYLFEAVSAFATVGLSTGVTPSLSVTGKLCLTVLMFVGRIGPIWLLTTLQQMQSDVRYRWPESDMPIG